One window from the genome of Saccharicrinis carchari encodes:
- a CDS encoding glycosyl hydrolase family 17 protein: protein MQKETIGLQSQDDLLIGLSKAICYSGFRSGQHPDRGNGAVNPSYEEVLEDLTILSKDSMFQLIRVYDSGVNSQMVLKVIKENNINIKVMLGIWLDAELSAHETCEWLTEPIPRETLDANKEKNLKEIAKGIELANQYTETVVAVNVGNEALVDWNDHKVSTDTIISYVKHVKSKIKQPVTVADNYKWWADHGKELASVVDFVSIHVYPVWEGKDLEDGISFTVENVKEVQNALPESKIVITEAGWATVASEFGDRASEEKQLQYYNWIMEWSKENNITTFFFEAFDEDWKGNPDNPMGAEKHWGIFTVDRKPKLVMKEFYPNL from the coding sequence ATGCAAAAAGAAACAATTGGACTTCAATCACAGGACGACTTGCTAATAGGTCTGTCCAAAGCCATCTGCTATTCCGGTTTTCGGAGCGGTCAGCACCCCGATAGGGGCAATGGAGCTGTAAATCCTTCTTACGAAGAGGTACTGGAGGATCTTACAATTTTATCAAAAGATTCCATGTTTCAGCTAATACGAGTGTACGATAGTGGTGTGAATTCCCAAATGGTTTTAAAAGTCATCAAGGAAAATAATATCAATATTAAAGTAATGTTAGGTATTTGGTTAGATGCCGAATTAAGTGCACACGAAACATGTGAGTGGCTCACAGAACCTATTCCCCGGGAAACACTGGATGCGAATAAAGAGAAAAACCTTAAGGAAATTGCAAAAGGAATAGAATTAGCCAATCAGTATACTGAAACTGTAGTGGCAGTAAATGTAGGTAATGAAGCACTGGTTGATTGGAACGACCACAAAGTATCTACCGATACCATCATCTCCTATGTAAAACATGTAAAGAGTAAAATTAAACAACCGGTAACAGTAGCCGACAACTACAAATGGTGGGCCGATCATGGAAAAGAACTCGCCAGTGTTGTCGATTTTGTTTCTATTCATGTTTATCCTGTGTGGGAAGGAAAAGATTTGGAGGATGGAATATCATTCACCGTTGAAAATGTAAAAGAGGTGCAAAACGCTTTGCCTGAAAGTAAGATAGTGATAACAGAAGCAGGTTGGGCCACTGTGGCTTCTGAGTTTGGGGATAGAGCCAGTGAAGAAAAACAATTGCAATATTATAATTGGATTATGGAATGGTCAAAGGAGAATAACATCACCACCTTCTTTTTTGAAGCCTTCGACGAAGACTGGAAAGGAAATCCGGATAACCCTATGGGTGCAGAAAAACACTGGGGCATTTTTACTGTAGATCGTAAACCCAAATTAGTGATGAAGGAGTTTTATCCCAACTTGTAG
- a CDS encoding glycoside hydrolase family 17 protein, which produces MKIKDLNIEPGRAICYSGFRHGQAPGEVYPSYEEIKEDLFILHGHWKYLRLYDCDEQTDLVLEVIKTEGLDFKVMLGAYIGAEMNNFGCPWGGTYSSDELALNKEKNIRQVKKLIKIANEHPDIIFSLSVGNEATVHWTDHYVPVNSVIDYVRMVKKETNQPLTFCENYVPWHDKLVKLAEEVDFISIHTYPVWEYKNIHEALDYTKENYYGVAEKYPHKPVVITEAGWATNSNGRGIDPGNVNEKSQQIYYNDLVNWSDKEGILTFVFEAFDEPWKGSEDANEPEKHWGLFTVDRKPKRVMKDLVQKLLC; this is translated from the coding sequence ATGAAAATTAAAGATCTAAACATAGAGCCGGGAAGAGCCATTTGCTACTCAGGATTTCGTCACGGACAAGCGCCGGGAGAGGTTTATCCATCCTACGAAGAAATTAAGGAAGATTTATTCATTCTGCATGGACACTGGAAGTATCTAAGACTTTACGATTGCGACGAGCAAACTGACCTGGTGCTGGAAGTTATAAAAACAGAAGGTCTGGATTTTAAGGTTATGTTGGGCGCGTATATTGGTGCCGAGATGAACAATTTTGGTTGTCCATGGGGAGGTACGTACTCGTCCGATGAATTGGCCTTAAATAAGGAGAAAAACATCAGGCAAGTTAAAAAGTTGATTAAGATCGCAAATGAGCATCCAGATATTATTTTTTCACTATCAGTAGGCAACGAAGCTACAGTGCATTGGACCGATCATTATGTACCTGTAAACAGCGTAATTGATTATGTGAGAATGGTGAAAAAAGAAACGAATCAACCGCTTACCTTTTGCGAAAACTATGTGCCCTGGCACGATAAACTTGTAAAACTGGCCGAAGAAGTAGATTTCATATCTATTCATACTTATCCGGTTTGGGAATATAAAAATATCCATGAGGCATTGGATTATACCAAGGAAAATTATTATGGAGTAGCGGAAAAATATCCGCATAAACCCGTAGTAATTACCGAAGCGGGTTGGGCAACAAACTCTAACGGACGAGGAATTGACCCGGGTAATGTGAACGAAAAATCACAACAAATTTATTACAACGATTTGGTAAACTGGAGTGATAAAGAAGGCATATTGACCTTTGTATTTGAAGCATTCGATGAGCCTTGGAAAGGTTCAGAAGATGCAAACGAACCGGAAAAACACTGGGGCTTATTTACAGTGGATAGAAAACCTAAACGAGTAATGAAAGATTTAGTTCAAAAGCTTCTTTGCTGA
- a CDS encoding glycoside hydrolase family 17 protein, translating to MSARKEKLLSLYGVNFSGKNYDELLSMYKNTLNKGVHGLCMSPYEEGQQPGDQLSRGQIERRLDIMKPYTQWVRTFSCTEGNERIPEMVKQRGMRTLVGAWLGTDAKINEQEITNLIEVAKQGYADIVAVGNEVLYREDLSEQELLKFIKRVKEELPGIPVGYVDAYYEFCNRSKVVDACDVILANCYPFWEGCSLEDSFLYMKDMYRRALMAGKGKKVIITETGWPNAGGGFYGAEASAANALKYFINAQQWSKEEGIEMFYFSSFDESWKTSTEGGVGAYWGIWDKDEKLKYIGEKSKV from the coding sequence ATGTCAGCACGAAAAGAAAAGTTGCTCTCTTTATACGGAGTTAATTTCTCCGGGAAAAATTACGATGAGCTGCTTTCAATGTATAAAAATACACTAAACAAGGGAGTGCACGGTTTGTGTATGAGTCCATATGAAGAAGGACAGCAGCCCGGTGACCAGCTAAGCCGCGGACAAATAGAACGCAGACTCGATATTATGAAACCCTACACTCAATGGGTAAGAACCTTTTCTTGTACCGAGGGGAACGAACGGATACCCGAAATGGTCAAGCAAAGGGGAATGCGTACCCTGGTAGGGGCATGGCTGGGAACCGACGCAAAAATTAATGAGCAGGAAATTACAAATCTGATTGAAGTAGCTAAGCAAGGTTATGCCGACATAGTGGCCGTGGGAAATGAAGTATTGTACCGGGAAGATCTGTCAGAACAGGAACTGTTGAAATTCATTAAACGTGTAAAAGAAGAACTGCCCGGAATACCGGTAGGTTATGTCGATGCCTATTATGAATTCTGTAACCGTTCTAAGGTAGTAGATGCGTGTGATGTTATTCTTGCTAATTGCTATCCTTTTTGGGAAGGATGCAGTTTGGAGGACTCCTTTTTATACATGAAAGACATGTACCGAAGAGCCTTGATGGCCGGAAAAGGAAAAAAGGTAATCATCACTGAAACAGGTTGGCCTAATGCAGGGGGTGGTTTTTATGGGGCGGAAGCATCAGCGGCAAACGCCCTGAAATACTTTATCAATGCACAGCAGTGGTCAAAAGAAGAGGGTATTGAAATGTTCTATTTCTCGTCTTTTGATGAATCATGGAAAACATCAACAGAAGGTGGCGTTGGTGCCTATTGGGGAATCTGGGATAAAGATGAAAAGTTAAAATATATCGGGGAGAAAAGTAAAGTATAG
- the bglX gene encoding beta-glucosidase BglX, with amino-acid sequence MKKVYFLYMGLLCLIFTGCRYSNVKQDNNIEQKVSHLINQMTLDEKIGQMCQSNGFGGIPDELKTALRNGEIGSILNEVDVERLNEIQKIAVEESRLGIPLLIGRDVVHGFKTIFPIPIGLAATWNPETVQQGAQIAAQEAWSSGVNWTFAPMIDISRDARWGRIAESFGEDPYLTSVMGVHMVKGFQGDDLTREGSIIACAKHFAAYGAAEGGRDYNSTLVPLRELRDVYFPPFKAAVDAGARSFMSGFNDIDGVPATGSKFLFRQVLRNEWQFDGFVVSDWASTYEMLAHGYAADKKEAALRAINAGINMEMFATTYKENIKTLLDEGLLSEKTINQAVREILRVKYELGLFDNPYVPEEKQYQFAKKEYLDAAQKAAVESMVLLKNKNKTLPIDKKVKSIALIGPMANQMYEQLGTWIFDGDSTLTVTPLAALNEYLGESKVKYASGLAISRTKTNEGFAKAIEKAKRADVVVFCGGEESILSGEAHSRADISLPGAQEELIKELHKTGKPLVLVVMAGRPLTIGEISDYADAVLYAWHPGTMGGKALVDVLFGDENPSGKLPVTFPKQVGQIPIYYNHKNTGRPANPASWTHIDDIPVKASQTSLGNESHYIDAGFKPLYPFGYGLSYTRFAYDKLTLDKASYAIGDTIKITVELANVGEHNGTEVAQLYVRDLVGNVTRPVKELKGFKRVNLQAGESQKVKFELAVANLSFYNEDMESVVEAGDFNLWVGGDSNAQLMATFKVE; translated from the coding sequence ATGAAAAAAGTTTATTTTTTATATATGGGCTTGTTATGCCTTATTTTTACGGGCTGCCGGTATTCCAACGTAAAGCAAGACAATAATATAGAGCAAAAAGTGAGTCATTTAATAAACCAAATGACCCTGGATGAAAAGATTGGTCAGATGTGTCAATCAAATGGCTTTGGAGGAATTCCCGATGAGCTGAAAACGGCCTTGCGCAACGGCGAAATTGGATCTATTTTAAATGAGGTGGATGTTGAAAGACTAAACGAAATTCAAAAAATTGCCGTTGAAGAAAGTCGCTTAGGCATACCTTTACTTATAGGCCGTGACGTGGTGCATGGTTTTAAAACTATTTTCCCTATTCCCATAGGGTTAGCCGCAACATGGAATCCGGAAACCGTGCAGCAGGGGGCTCAGATTGCCGCACAGGAAGCATGGTCATCAGGCGTAAACTGGACCTTTGCACCTATGATTGATATTAGCCGCGATGCCCGCTGGGGCAGGATTGCAGAAAGTTTTGGGGAGGACCCTTATCTGACATCTGTAATGGGGGTGCATATGGTGAAAGGATTTCAAGGGGATGATTTAACCCGGGAGGGATCTATCATTGCTTGTGCAAAGCATTTTGCTGCATATGGAGCGGCCGAAGGAGGACGGGATTACAACTCTACACTTGTACCGCTCCGCGAACTAAGGGATGTTTATTTCCCACCATTTAAAGCGGCCGTGGATGCCGGTGCGCGTTCTTTTATGTCCGGATTTAACGATATAGACGGTGTGCCTGCAACGGGAAGCAAATTTTTGTTTAGGCAGGTGTTGCGTAACGAGTGGCAATTTGACGGTTTTGTGGTTAGCGATTGGGCTTCTACCTATGAAATGCTGGCGCATGGTTATGCCGCGGACAAAAAAGAAGCCGCGTTAAGAGCCATTAATGCAGGGATAAACATGGAGATGTTTGCCACAACTTATAAAGAAAATATTAAAACCTTATTAGACGAAGGTTTACTTAGCGAAAAAACGATTAACCAGGCAGTGAGGGAGATTCTGCGTGTAAAATATGAGCTGGGCTTATTCGACAACCCCTATGTACCTGAAGAGAAACAATACCAGTTTGCTAAAAAAGAATACCTGGATGCTGCCCAAAAAGCAGCAGTAGAAAGCATGGTATTGCTAAAAAATAAAAATAAAACCTTACCAATCGATAAAAAGGTTAAAAGTATTGCCCTGATTGGACCCATGGCCAACCAAATGTATGAGCAGTTGGGAACCTGGATTTTTGATGGAGACAGTACCTTAACAGTAACACCTCTTGCAGCACTAAATGAATATCTGGGCGAGAGTAAAGTAAAATATGCCAGTGGCCTGGCAATATCTCGAACTAAGACCAATGAGGGTTTTGCAAAGGCAATAGAAAAAGCCAAAAGAGCCGATGTAGTTGTATTCTGTGGCGGCGAAGAGTCTATATTATCGGGTGAAGCACATTCCAGAGCAGATATTAGTTTGCCGGGAGCACAGGAAGAACTGATAAAAGAATTACATAAAACCGGAAAGCCGCTTGTACTTGTTGTAATGGCCGGTCGTCCGCTTACCATTGGCGAAATTTCGGATTATGCCGATGCCGTGCTGTACGCCTGGCATCCGGGAACCATGGGCGGTAAGGCATTGGTTGATGTTTTGTTTGGTGATGAAAACCCTTCCGGAAAGTTACCGGTAACTTTTCCAAAGCAGGTAGGTCAGATACCCATTTATTATAATCATAAAAACACCGGTCGCCCCGCCAATCCGGCTTCGTGGACCCATATAGATGATATCCCGGTTAAGGCATCCCAAACTTCTTTAGGAAACGAATCGCATTACATTGATGCCGGTTTTAAACCTTTATATCCATTTGGCTATGGCTTATCCTATACCCGCTTTGCCTATGATAAGCTTACGCTGGATAAAGCATCCTATGCTATTGGGGATACGATAAAAATAACGGTTGAACTGGCCAATGTTGGTGAGCATAATGGAACCGAGGTAGCGCAGTTGTATGTGCGCGATTTAGTAGGAAACGTTACGCGTCCGGTTAAGGAATTAAAAGGATTTAAACGTGTTAATCTGCAAGCTGGCGAAAGCCAAAAGGTAAAATTCGAGCTGGCAGTGGCCAACTTATCTTTTTATAACGAGGATATGGAAAGCGTAGTTGAAGCGGGCGATTTTAACTTATGGGTAGGTGGCGATTCAAATGCACAATTAATGGCCACGTTTAAAGTAGAGTAA
- a CDS encoding glycoside hydrolase family 16 protein, producing MNKNISVIFWAWISVIILFSSCSENEKTDFYTADFTYEIDSSNPNKINLTNTSEGDYLYLQWDLGKGEGAGRKDTDKTTVRSVHYPNKGTYEISLTVWGPTNKPADTKVISKTITIAQDDPDFDGDKETLIWSDEFDGTEINQNTWTFETGSGGWGNNELQNYTNGDNARISDGKLIITAQKVNDSKAPGSYTSTRMISWGKKEFTYGRIEVRAKLPSGKGIWPAIWMLGANLSEVSWPACGEIDIMEYVGYQPNVVHATVHTPAGYGGNGNGKSKALDTAEEEFHIYGLLWNKDELVFYIDTPDNVTHTYAPAVKNASNWPFDKPHFFILNVAVGGTWGGAQGIDNSIFPQTMEVDYVRVYKLPN from the coding sequence ATGAATAAAAATATTAGTGTGATATTTTGGGCCTGGATAAGTGTAATTATCCTGTTTAGTTCGTGTTCTGAAAACGAAAAAACAGATTTTTATACAGCAGATTTCACCTATGAAATAGATAGCTCAAATCCTAATAAAATAAATCTTACCAATACGTCTGAGGGCGATTATTTATACTTACAGTGGGATTTAGGGAAAGGAGAGGGGGCCGGCCGTAAAGATACAGATAAAACAACGGTACGGTCTGTTCATTATCCCAATAAAGGAACCTATGAAATTAGTTTAACCGTATGGGGACCTACAAATAAACCAGCCGATACCAAAGTTATTTCAAAAACTATCACCATTGCTCAGGATGATCCGGATTTTGATGGGGATAAAGAAACGCTAATTTGGTCTGATGAATTCGATGGCACTGAGATTAACCAAAACACCTGGACATTTGAAACCGGATCGGGTGGTTGGGGCAACAATGAATTACAGAACTATACCAATGGCGATAATGCACGTATTAGTGACGGCAAACTTATTATTACTGCACAAAAAGTAAACGACAGTAAGGCACCTGGATCGTATACTTCTACAAGAATGATAAGCTGGGGAAAAAAAGAGTTTACTTACGGACGAATAGAGGTAAGAGCCAAACTCCCATCCGGAAAAGGTATATGGCCTGCCATATGGATGCTGGGTGCTAATTTAAGTGAGGTGTCGTGGCCGGCTTGTGGCGAAATAGATATTATGGAATATGTGGGTTATCAACCCAATGTGGTACATGCAACGGTGCACACCCCCGCTGGTTACGGTGGTAATGGTAATGGTAAATCCAAAGCATTGGATACAGCTGAAGAAGAGTTTCATATCTATGGCCTGCTATGGAATAAGGATGAGCTGGTTTTCTATATTGACACACCGGATAATGTAACGCATACCTATGCTCCTGCAGTAAAAAACGCCTCTAACTGGCCTTTTGACAAACCCCATTTTTTCATCCTGAATGTGGCGGTTGGTGGTACTTGGGGTGGTGCTCAAGGTATTGACAACAGCATTTTTCCTCAAACCATGGAAGTGGATTATGTAAGGGTATATAAATTACCAAATTAA
- a CDS encoding PKD domain-containing protein, translated as MKIKYISGLILAMTLVFVACQPEEFGESDLELNATPSEEQMEFTITQGEDAYHYVLENLTPVKGIHTVSWEFGNGGTAKGDKVIAYYPLPGEFEVALTITANDGNSTTITQNVVQTETDYAFLESPMLTMISGGVAAAEGKTWVIDSTSSGHFGIGPADGTGLEWWAADPLTKTNSGAYDDEFVFTLVGFDFQYNNNGDSYVKDFQKDNEHYSNATPLYGELDCRVNFTPAPATWSFSEEDGVNYITLSSAKPVFFGFDYGSSDNKYKIDEVTENSIHMSCIGGDGNRWYIKLIPKGYVKPTVTYSVDIAATAEENTWLLSLMDVVIPEGLSVSGYTVDFGDGSEVVEVNGYTGTAEHTYMRKGNYPVTITLMASNEDVVTNEYILVENHHSNYVPFLLDYMVMYVDNSEVEMAPVAGEDCDVSVVENPDRIYPNKGLNVFHYRKEGQEWANANMTLPAGYRFDLTTNSVFKIMVRGKAGQQVLMKLENTDKAEAWKTGTYDLIYTIQADDTWEVAEYDFAGVGAGWDWTGEQFTSDVTTDPNFNQGFYNIIRIMCNPGVGDGVHEFYFDDLAGPHVEGLKSAKL; from the coding sequence ATGAAGATTAAATATATTTCAGGACTTATCTTGGCGATGACATTGGTATTCGTTGCCTGTCAACCGGAGGAGTTTGGAGAGTCGGATTTGGAGCTAAATGCCACACCCTCTGAGGAACAAATGGAGTTTACAATAACCCAGGGCGAGGATGCATATCATTATGTGCTTGAAAACCTTACCCCGGTAAAGGGTATTCATACGGTTAGTTGGGAATTTGGGAATGGTGGCACGGCAAAGGGTGATAAAGTAATAGCTTACTATCCCTTACCCGGCGAGTTTGAGGTAGCTTTAACCATTACTGCCAATGATGGTAATAGTACTACTATAACGCAAAATGTAGTGCAAACCGAAACAGATTATGCTTTTTTAGAAAGCCCTATGCTAACCATGATTTCGGGTGGTGTGGCTGCTGCCGAAGGTAAAACATGGGTTATCGACAGTACTTCCTCAGGCCATTTTGGCATCGGCCCGGCCGATGGAACAGGCCTTGAATGGTGGGCTGCCGATCCCTTGACTAAAACAAATTCCGGAGCTTACGATGATGAGTTTGTGTTTACCTTGGTGGGTTTTGATTTCCAATACAATAACAATGGCGATTCCTACGTGAAGGACTTTCAAAAGGACAATGAGCACTATTCAAACGCTACGCCTTTATACGGTGAGCTGGATTGTAGGGTGAATTTTACTCCCGCTCCCGCAACATGGTCTTTTAGTGAGGAAGATGGAGTTAACTATATCACGTTAAGTTCAGCGAAACCCGTGTTTTTCGGTTTCGATTATGGTTCAAGTGATAATAAGTATAAGATAGACGAAGTAACCGAGAACTCCATTCATATGAGCTGTATTGGTGGCGATGGAAACCGTTGGTATATTAAACTGATACCCAAGGGATACGTTAAGCCTACCGTAACTTACTCGGTGGATATAGCAGCAACAGCAGAGGAGAATACCTGGTTGCTAAGTTTAATGGATGTGGTAATACCGGAAGGTTTGAGCGTAAGTGGTTACACGGTTGATTTTGGTGACGGTTCCGAAGTGGTGGAAGTAAATGGTTATACCGGAACTGCAGAGCATACGTACATGCGCAAGGGTAATTATCCGGTTACGATAACCCTTATGGCATCTAATGAGGATGTGGTAACTAATGAGTATATATTAGTCGAAAACCATCATTCTAACTATGTTCCTTTCCTTTTGGATTATATGGTAATGTACGTGGATAACAGTGAAGTAGAAATGGCACCTGTAGCTGGAGAAGACTGTGATGTTTCTGTAGTAGAGAATCCTGATCGCATCTATCCTAATAAAGGGCTGAATGTTTTCCATTACCGGAAAGAAGGTCAAGAATGGGCGAATGCCAATATGACACTGCCCGCCGGATATCGTTTTGATTTAACCACAAATAGTGTGTTTAAAATTATGGTTCGTGGTAAAGCAGGTCAGCAGGTTTTAATGAAGCTGGAAAATACCGATAAAGCTGAAGCGTGGAAAACTGGTACATATGATCTAATTTACACCATTCAAGCGGATGACACTTGGGAAGTAGCTGAGTATGATTTTGCTGGTGTTGGAGCAGGATGGGACTGGACTGGAGAACAGTTTACTTCGGATGTAACTACCGATCCTAATTTTAATCAGGGATTTTACAATATTATTCGCATTATGTGCAACCCGGGTGTGGGTGATGGCGTTCACGAATTTTATTTCGACGATTTGGCCGGGCCTCATGTAGAAGGATTGAAGTCAGCTAAATTGTAA
- a CDS encoding RagB/SusD family nutrient uptake outer membrane protein — MMKKYILPVFLAVLMGFSSCSEDFLTVQPTASQEAGGTATEGAILSNLGSAYKVLLFDSYADFNYNSVPLLSDLRSDDIFKGGGDAGDQRPLYLLSQFNVNPNETPAGLWNIYYSGLSRCNNVLEACDNAVGVDEAKLNQFRAEARFLRAYYVHWLWKFWGNIPYFEQDLPAPYFARQFTADEVYNEIIDDVNFAIEGDKLPMQTTAANDGRATKAAAMMLKARIVMYQKDQSKYAEVLADMEAIHASGAFELVDFASIWDREGEFGPGSIFEANHLPEGKDWGAAWTGYGTNLPAFISPNGLNGADNLSGEDFYKGGWGFGPVRPDLVGIYEEGDERLAASINQFSEGTYTPRFQDTGYFMAKYAARKEYNDAPYGQDLNFENNVRIFRYAETLLNAAELMVIHGVAPAGSLTAQECLDLVRTRAGVDPIAATAENIKLERRREFVGEGMRFWDLVRWGDTNLLTESIPAYSSERTWNDDMKYLAIPQSEIDKTEGEFKLVQNKGYN, encoded by the coding sequence ATGATGAAAAAATATATTTTGCCAGTTTTCTTGGCTGTATTGATGGGATTCAGTTCCTGCAGCGAAGATTTCCTAACGGTGCAACCTACCGCTTCGCAGGAGGCAGGGGGTACTGCAACGGAAGGTGCTATCTTGTCCAATTTGGGCTCTGCATATAAAGTGTTGTTGTTCGATAGCTATGCCGACTTTAATTACAATAGTGTCCCTTTACTGTCCGATCTTCGATCAGATGATATTTTCAAAGGTGGTGGTGATGCCGGCGACCAGCGTCCGCTTTATCTGTTATCACAGTTTAATGTAAACCCCAACGAAACACCCGCAGGATTGTGGAATATTTACTACAGCGGACTAAGTAGGTGTAATAATGTGCTCGAGGCTTGCGATAATGCAGTGGGTGTAGATGAAGCCAAATTAAACCAGTTTAGAGCAGAAGCCCGTTTTTTACGAGCTTATTACGTACACTGGCTGTGGAAGTTTTGGGGTAATATCCCTTATTTTGAGCAGGATCTGCCTGCGCCTTATTTTGCACGCCAATTTACGGCTGACGAAGTGTACAACGAAATAATTGATGATGTAAACTTTGCCATCGAAGGAGATAAATTGCCTATGCAAACAACAGCTGCCAACGATGGACGTGCTACAAAGGCCGCTGCCATGATGTTGAAGGCCAGGATTGTAATGTATCAGAAAGACCAAAGCAAATATGCCGAAGTGCTGGCCGATATGGAAGCGATCCATGCCAGTGGAGCATTTGAGCTGGTTGATTTTGCTTCTATCTGGGATAGAGAAGGGGAGTTTGGACCGGGATCAATATTCGAAGCCAACCATCTGCCCGAAGGTAAAGATTGGGGAGCTGCCTGGACCGGTTATGGAACTAACCTACCCGCGTTTATCTCACCTAACGGACTCAATGGAGCTGATAACCTAAGTGGTGAAGACTTTTACAAAGGAGGTTGGGGATTTGGCCCGGTGAGACCCGATTTAGTTGGTATTTATGAAGAAGGTGATGAGCGTTTGGCCGCTTCCATCAATCAGTTTAGCGAAGGTACCTATACACCGCGTTTTCAGGATACAGGTTACTTTATGGCTAAATATGCTGCACGTAAAGAGTATAACGATGCGCCTTATGGACAGGATCTGAACTTCGAAAATAATGTTAGAATTTTCCGTTATGCAGAAACCCTGCTTAACGCTGCAGAGCTAATGGTGATACACGGTGTAGCTCCGGCTGGTAGCTTAACTGCACAAGAGTGTCTGGACTTGGTGCGTACACGGGCTGGTGTAGATCCTATCGCAGCTACGGCCGAAAATATCAAATTAGAGCGTCGTCGCGAGTTTGTGGGCGAAGGAATGCGTTTTTGGGATTTGGTACGATGGGGCGATACTAATCTGCTTACCGAGAGTATTCCTGCATATTCATCGGAAAGAACATGGAACGATGATATGAAGTACTTGGCTATTCCTCAATCGGAAATTGATAAAACCGAAGGAGAGTTCAAATTAGTACAGAATAAGGGGTATAATTAA